Part of the Rhodothermus bifroesti genome, CCTCTGCTCGACGAAGCAGGCCTACTACGGCTTCTAGGAAAATAATTGCTGCTAAGCTTAGGCAAGGGTATGGAACATGCCGATGAGTTACGTTGTAAAGCTAAATTCGTTATCTAAAAAGTTAAAGTGGGCAAGTTTTGAATTTGCCTGCATAAAGTAGGCCTATGTTGCGCTAAAGCTATAAAAAACGCTCCCGATACTGAAAATTACCCTGGTATACCAACTGAAGTATGGGAAGTACAGGTATGGGTGTACGTGCTGAGGATGTATGCCTGATGATGCAGCATGTCTGTAAAGCAGCCATTGCCCTTTTGCGGGAAAGCCAGCCGCTGAGCGAAGAGCTAAGCCTGGTGCAAACAGCAAAGCTGGTTGCGCTGCGGCGATCTTTGGAGGACATGGTGACCCTCTACAGAGCTTACGAAGAACAGGAGCAAAAGCGCCTGCACGCGTAAAATTGGGTGTGGACCACGTTTGACTTTTTTGTGCTTTTCGCTTACTTGCTGGCCTCGGTGCTGTTGGGGTTGTGGGCTGGCAGGCGTCAGCAGAGTGCCACAGATTACTTCCTGGGCAATCGATCGTTGCCCTGGGGGGCGGTTTGTCTTTCCGTAGTGGCCACTGAGACGAGCACGCTTACAGTTATTGGCATTCCCGCTGTGGCCTACGGAGGCAATCTGAGCTTTTGGAAGTTAACGTTGGGATATGTGCTGGGGCGGGTGCTGGTTAGCGTTTTGCTTTTGCCGCGCTACTATGAGCGGGCGCTGACGACAGCTTACGGTTATCTCGGCATGCGCTTTGGCGAGGGCATGCGCACAGCAGCTTCGCTGGTGTTTCTGGGGACGCGACTTTTAGCCGATGGCGTGCGGTTGTTTGCCACTGCTATTCCGATCAAAGTAATTGCCGATCAGCTGGGTCTTGCGACTTCATATCTAGAGATTATTCTTGTCGTGGCAGGAGTGACGGTGCTTTACACGCTGATTGGTGGACTGCGGGCTGTGGTTTGGCTCGACGTTATGCAGCTTTTCGTATACTTAGGGGGTGCATTGGCCACGCTCATCGTGCTTGGGCTTAACGCGCCGGACCAGTGGTGGTCGATGGCGGCGCAGGCCGGAAAAACCCAGCTCCTTGTGCCTGGGGCCGAGTTTAGTCCGCTGCGTTGGCTGACCGAGCCCTATGTGTTTGTGACGGCTGTCATCGGGGGGGCAGTGTTTTCAATGGCTTCGCATGGCACAGACCATCTTATGGTGCAGCGTCTGCTGGCCTGTCGAACGCTGCGTGACAGCCAAAAGGCTCTTATTGGCAGCGGCATTCTTGTCATGGGACAGTTTGCGCTGTTTTTGCTGGTAGGTTTGCTGCTTTGGGTGCACTATGGAGGGGCGAGCCCCCAAGAGCTAGGGCTTTCACGTACTGACGAAGTTTTTCCCCACTTCATCATTGAAGGGCTGCCCCCGGGCATTTCTGGTCTGCTGCTGGCGTCTATTTTGGCTGCTGCGATGAGCACGCTCTCTTCGTCGCTGAACGCGCTGGCTTCGTCGACGCTGTTTGATCTCTACGAACGCTGGCGGGGGCGGACGATGACGGAGCAACAGTCGCTGCGTGTTTCACGATGGCTCACATTAGGCTGGGCGCTGGTTTTTGTCGGATTTGCCAGCCTGTTTGAAAGCACCCAAAATCCAGTCGTTGAGCTGGGACTTTCGATTGCATCGTTTACTTATGGGGGGCTTTTGGGGGCATTTCTGCTAGGACGGTGGAACCCGAAGGTCTCACAGAGGCAGGCGATCGTAGCTTTTGTAGCTTCAGTGGGACTGATGGCATTGATTGTGCTGGGGGTATGGCTCCGTCCGGATGGTCAGGTGGTCCTAGCTTGGAGACCAGATCCAGTCCGTATTGCTGCCGAAGGTTTGCGTAGCCTGGCTTGGCCTTGGTATACCCTTGTGGGCGCACTGCTCACGTTAGGTCTTGGATCCTTCCCGTTACTGCGGCATAGCTTCAAGCATTAGATGCTACCTGCCGATGCGCCTTAAAAAATACACGTCTGCGTTACACCAACGTTTCCGGATGCGGACGCCTGTGCAGCATTTAGCGTGGGGGCGAGAAGCAGAAGCTCGGAGCGAGCGACGGCGAGAGTGGATGATTAAGGCGGCCATTTGGCTGAGCTTAATCTTCCTGACAATGATTGCCTTCCCGCGCAAGGAGGTCTATCAGTTCACTGTACAAGTTGGAGAAGTCTGGCAGCATAATGACCTGGAAGCTCCCTTCGACTTTGCGCTTTATAAAGATGCTGCTCAGCTGGCCAACGAGCGGCGGCAGGTGATGCTGCAGACCCCGCCTTATTTTCGTGAGGTGCCTGATGCCCTTGCGCGCATGCAAATGAACCGGGATTCGGTGCGGCACCAACTTGAGCGCATTTTTACCGCTTATGTGCGCTACCATCGAAATATGGCCCAAGGGCGTTTGGAAATAGCCCAGGCCGATTCGCTGCGCTATCTGGAGCTGCGTCGCAATGCCCGCGTTAAGCTAACGCCCGAGCAATGGCGTTTATTGAGTGAAGATTATCTGGCCCATGCCTTGGGTAATGCCCCATCACGGCGATCACCATTGTATGCTCAGCTTCTTCAGGAAGCTTGGGCGTTTGGCGTGCAAGTGCTGCAGCTGGGCCTTATAGATGTACCCAGGGACAGCGTTTTGACCGAAGAACTTATCGTACGCAGCGAAGCCGAGCGCAGCGAACGCATTGTTCCGGTTAGTCGCGTTTTTGGACTTGATGAAGCCTATGCTGCCGCACGTGAGCACTTTGCGCGGCAGTTTGAAGGCCGTGCAGAGCTGATCAACACGGCTGTAGCCTTTTTCCGGGCCATTTTGGTGCCTTCTTATGTGTATCTTCGCGCCGAAACATTGCATGCCTGGCAGGAGCGGCAGGCCCGCATTTCACCCACGTATGGGTTGGTTAAAGCCGGCGAGGTTATTGTGCAGCGCGGGCAAGTGATTACCGAAGACATCAAGCGCAAATTGACTTCACTGGAGCGGGCGCAGCAAGAACGAGGAGGGGCTGTTTTACTTTGGAAACGGGTACTTGGGCAATTGCTCCTTACGCTGGCGACCTATCTGTTTTTCTTTCTTTACTTGTTTTTGCTTCGCCGGCCGATTTTTGACAACAATGCGCAGGTTTTGCTGATTGCACTCATTTTTGCGGCCATTTTGGGACTTTATGCCATTGCCGTGCGGCTACCCACTTTGGCCATGTATGCAGTGCCGGTAGCGATTGCTTCGGTGCTTCTTACGGTGATCTTTGACTCTCGGGTGGCTTTGTTTGGGACGATCACGCTAGCTTTTATTGGGGGCCACTTGTTGAGTTACAATTTTGAGTTTGTGTTTGCTACAGTGTTTGCGGGTACGCTGGGCATTTTTAGCGTGCGCGACATTAAAAACCGCGGGCAGTTTTTCTTGAGTGCAGGCATGGTGTTTTTGGGATACTTGGTTGTCTTGGGGGCTTCGGCGCTTTGGCATCCGGCTGCCAGCGGACGGTTTTTGTCGGATCTTCTGCTGGTGGGACTCAACGCGATACTGCTGCTGCTGGCGTATCCTTTGCTGTGGGTGTTTGAACGGGCTTTTGATATTACCACAGACCTAACGCTGCTGGAGCTGTCCGATACCAACCGCCCGCTGCTGAAAGAGCTCAGCTTACGTGCACCGGGTACCTTCAACCATTCACTTCAGGTAGCTAACCTGGCCGAAGCTGCCGCAGCAGCTATCGGGGCCAATGCGCTTTTGGTTCGTGTAGGAGCGCTTTACCACGACATCGGCAAAATGGTCAAGCCCGAGTATTTTGTGGAAAATCAGCGGCCTGGCATGAATCCGCACGCGAACCTCAAGCCGCGGATGAGTGCGCTCATCATTGCTAGCCATGTCAAGGAAGGTCTAGAAATTGGCCGGCAATACGGGTTGCCACGACGCGTGTTGGATTTTATTCCTATGCACCACGGCACGTCGCGCATTGAGTATTTTTATCGAAAGGCCATAGAGCAAACAGGTGATCCTAATCTGCCCGACACCGAGTTTCGCTATCCTGGCCCAAAGCCGAACTCTAAGGAGACGGCCATTTTAATGCTGGCCGATTCGGTCGAGGCAGCCAGTCGCACGATTGAAGAGCCTACCCATAAGCGCTTGGAGGCACTCATTGAGCAAATCGTGCAGGCGCGCATCGAAGATGGGCAGCTGGACGACACAGACTTAACGTTCCAGGATTTGCGTCAAATTAAGCAGACGTTTTTACAAATGCTCTTGGCCATTTACCATATTCGCATTAAGTATCCGGGAGACGAAGCCGAAAGCTTAGAGCCCGATGCGGAAGCACTACGCACCTCGTCTGCTTCCCGAGGGGCTTGATCAGCTCACAAAAAGACGCTCGCGCAGGGCTTCAAGGGTTTCTGGGCTGATCTGATAGTCGAGTAGCACCAGGGAGCGGTTTGGTGGCGGGGAAAAGCGCCGCCGTCCTTGCGGGGTAGCCGCAAGCACATCTGCTTGTTCCAGCAGTGGCTTGAGGTGACGGTTATCGGTCTCGAGGGCTACAGCCAGCAGTTGTCCTCCAAACCCTGTCGTTACGCGCAACTCGGTGATGAGATGGGGTAAGGTGTCTGACTGGCGGGTAACGAGTCCTAATGTTTCGCGGGGGAGCATGCTGGCAATGCGCTCGAGTGCTTGAGGCTCCAGATAGGCCGTCAGGCCAATCCACTCTGCCTGCGGGAGCTGATGGCGGTGTCGGTGCAGCTCAGCATGTCGTGCCAGTACAATATCGGCATCGGGGTGGTGTGACAGTTCGGCAGGGGTAACCGGTTCGATAAGATCAGGAAAATGCGTCTCAAGCCGGGCGGCAAGCTGCTGGGCCAATTCTTGTGTCGGCGCTAGGCACAGCACTTTAGGGGTAGGGGAGGCTTTTTCTTCTTCAAGCAAGGCCAATTGCTCTTGAAAAAGGTAGTCCATTTCTTCAGCGCTAAGGCCCAGACTGATCAGTCGGCGCAGCGTGTCTTGCAGTAATGCTGCCCCTTGCTCCAGGCGCGCTTCTCGCGTAAGTGGCGTGTAGGTTTCTACAGTGTAGTGCCGGCCGGCATGGCCTCGAAGCAGTCCTTGCTGTTCCAGAAGCTGATAGGCCCGTCGTACAGTGTGAAACGAAACGCCTAGCTGCTGGGCCAGTTGCCGCGTGGAGGGAAGGGTTTCTCCGGGACGTAGCCGGCCGCTAGCAATGTGGTAGCGGAGTTGTGCTGCTAACTGCTCATGTACCGGCCGATGGGTGTCGCGATCAAGCGTAAACATTAGTCAAACTCACTGCACGACAAAAAATAATGGCAGCGGGGGCAGTGGTATTTGCACCGATGCGTTTCCAAGCGGTGGCCGCAGTTAGGACAGTAATTCCACCAATCGCCTGCGCCCGCAAGGGGCTTAGCTTCTGGCTTAGGCTCCGGGGGCTGTGGGGAAGGAGTGCGGGTTAGCTCCATAAAGCCTTGTTCTATAGAAATCTGTTTATAAACGACGTTCTGCTGCAGCGGGTTCAGGGATACCTTGTGCATGAGGCGCTAACTTCCACGTCTTTTAGCCCATTCGTTGGCTTGCACCTTATCGCCAGTTGCTATAGCGTGTGGGGGGTTTGTGAGGCAGTCGAGCAAGGGTCCGGCGCTACTTCCGGGACAGTCTGTTCGGCTTGGCCGTGCAGGGGGTAGTCGGTGCTGGGCTGGTTGAGGGTTTGGCGTCGCAATGCCTGGAGTACTTCCAGCAAGCGCTCTGTCTCAGGCCAGTCTGCGTCCCGTAGCGTCACCAGGTGTTCACCTAGGGCTAAGTGGGTACGGTCGGTGTCGCGCCGCACTTCATAAAGGGGTTGGAGCAGGGCTGGGCGATCCCGGAGTACTTCCCAGAGGCTACGCAGCGCGACCCCTTCGCGCCCGCAGTGCATTTCGGCCAGCGTTTGGTGCAGCCAGTAGACGGTCCATGCTATAGCAAGGAGCGTGGCTAGAGGAAAACCAAGTACCAACCAGGGAATAAGCGGTCTGGCTTCGAGAGCCAGCACAAGCAGTCCGATGCTTAGGGCCACCAGACAGGTGGCCAGTGGCCGCATCAGCGCTGAGCGAAAAGCGCGCAGTTCAGGAAGCTGTGCAGGATGATAACGGCTATAGAAAACCTCCGACATGCGCTATAGGCATTTTTCCTTGTCGGCGGTGGTCGCCTGCCATTCTGGCTCAACGGGGGCGTCAGGCGCTAAGTAGGGGTACTTAAAGTGGCGTGGGGGAACAAAGGTCTCCTTAATGGCGCGTGGCGAGACCCAGCGGAGGAGGTTTAGATAAGAGCCGGCTTTATCGTTGGTGCCCGAGGCGCGTGCGCCGCCAAAAGGCTGTTGGGCTACGATAGCTCCTGTGGGTTTGTCGTTGATGTAGAAGTTTCCTGCAGCATCGGTTAGGCGTTCGGTGGCCAGCAAGATGGCTTGGCGATCTTGGGCAAAGATGGATCCCGTTAGGGCATAGGGCGAGGTGGTGTTGACGAGCTCCAAGGTTTCTTCGAAGCGGGCATCGGGGTAAACATAGACCGACACGACTGGCCCAAAAATTTCCTCGCACATGGTACGGTGTTTGGGATCGGCCACCTCAAGCACCGTAGGCTCAATGAAGTAGCCCTCGGCATCAGTATATCTGCCGCCAAAGAGCACTTTGACGTTAGGATTTTGCTTGGCTTCCTCGATGTAACTGACGATCTTGTCAAAGGCTTTTTTGTCAATGACCGCATTGATAAAGTTGGTAAAGTCCTCGACGGTGCCCATTTTGACCTCGCTAAGCTGGTCCAGAAGCGCACTGCGGATGCGTGGCCAGAGCGACTGAGGTAGGTAGACGCGCGAAGCTGCAGAGCATTTTTGCCCTTGATATTCAAAGCTGCCGCGGACAATAGCCGTAGCCACAGCCTCGGGATCGGCAGAAGCGTGGGCTACAATGAAATCTTTCCCTCCGGTCTCGCCTACAATGCGGGGATAGGTATGGTAACGATCGATGTTTTGTCCGATCGTGCGCCACATGCGGCGGAAGGTATCTGTGGAGCCGGTAAAGTGCAAGCCGGCTAGGTGGGGCGAAGCAAAGACCGTGTCGCCTACGTCAGGTCCATGGCCAGGCACCATGTTGATCACCCCAGGGGGGAGTCCGGCGGCTTCGAGGAGTTTATACAGGAAGTACGCGGAGTAGACAGCTGTGGTGGCAGGTTTCCAAACCACGGTGTTGCCCATCAGTGCGGGGGCGGTAGGCAAGTTGCCCTGTATGGAGGTAAAGTTGAATGGCGTTACGGCAAAGACAAAGCCTTCGAGCGGTCGGTATTCCATGCGATTCCAGACGCCCGATGCGTTGAGGGGCTGGTCCTGATAAATGCGGGCCATAAAGTAGACGTTGAACCGGAAAAAGTCGGCCAGTTCGCAGGCCGCATCGATTTCGGCCTGGTGTACGTTTTTACTTTGGCCCAGCATCGTGGCCGCATTGAGCGTGTCGCGCCAGGGTCCGGAGAGCAGTTCTGCGGCTTTAAGGAAGATGGCCGCGCGTTCTGTCCAGGGCATGCGAGCCCAGTCTTGGCGCGCCTTGAGCGCCGCTTCAATTGCTTGTTGGGCTTCTTCAGGGCCGCCGAGGTGAACGGTGCCTAGCGTATGGGCTAGTTCATGCGGAGGGTGGAGTGTTTCAGTGCGTGTAGTGGCAAGTTCGCGTCCGCCAATAATTGGTTTGATTTCGACGGGGGTGTGTTTGAGTTCCTGTAAGCGCTTCTGGAGGGAGACGCGCTCTGGTGTACCAGGGGCGTAGCTACGTACCGGCTCGTTCGTAGGTGTGGGAGGAAAAAAGATGGCGTTATGCATAAGTCTTTGGCTTCTGGTTGATGGCGCATTTTACAATGCAAGGTGGAGCCTAAAGGCCCTGCCCTGCGTTGAAAGAACGCCCCGAGCGGAAAGGTTGTTTTCCTGTTGTAGGCAACTGCGCTCAAGGGTTACAAGTCCGGCAAGTGTTGCGTTGGGGCAACGGTCGGCCTAACTTTCTGATGGATCGGGGAGGTGGTGGAATCGGTAGACACACGGCACTTAAAATGCCGTGGGCCGCAAGGCCCGTACGGGTTCGAGTCCCGTCCTCCCCACAATGTGGTTGCTATGCTTTTAGGTTTAAGCTACGCAGGGCAGATCGTAAAGATCGCAACATAGGGGAACGTAGATCTAAAGCCGGGCGTTTGGCTGGCTTTCAGAAAGAAGCCCTGGATTGCACATGAACGTTGAATTTGCGCACGTCACCCGTCCGGCCTCTCCTCGTCGGGCTGCGGTGGAAGCTGCTTTAGAAACGAAAAAGCAAGAGATGGCTGCGCATTTACAAGCGTTGCAGGAAGAAGTGCGTCAGCTTGGATATACTGTACGCGAAGCGCTCTTGGCGCATCCGCTTTTGGGTTTGGGTGCTGGCCTAGCTGCCGGTTTGGTTGTAGGGTGGCTTCTAGGGGGTGTGGGGCAGGGGCGGCGCAATACCTTACGTCGTGCCCATCGGGCTTTGGTTGAAGGCTACATAGAAGCGCTCCTGGCAGAAGGCCGCAAGGCCGCCCGGCAAGGACGCAATCCAGAGGCAGCCATACGGCAGGCGCTTCGTGAACGCGTGCCTGTCATTTTCGTCCAAGATGCGCGGCCGCGTACTCCTCTGTTGCGCAAGTTGGGCGGTGCTGCGTTTGGACTCTTGGGGGGCGCTGTCAGTGCAGCCGCCAGTCGGGTGCTAACAGAAGTGGTATTGCAGGCCTTTGAAGCGGCCGTTCCTGCTGCGTCGGCAACCGAAGACGGGCAAGACAGCTAGTCAATTCTTCACCTCAATCTCGGAAAAGGCGCGTGATTCTTTGGGCGAAGGGATTATAGTTTCTTGCTGAACCGCTTCCGAGGAACCAAGAATCACAAGGCGGCATGCGTATCGTATTTTTGGGACCGCCTGGCGCAGGCAAAGGCACGCAGGCGCAGCGACTGGCAGAAGCCTACGGTGCGCATCATATTTCCACGGGTGAACTTATCCGGGCGGCTATGGCCTCCAAAAGCCCCTTAGGGGAAAAAGCGCGCCCGTATATTGAAGAAGGGCTCTTGGTGCCTGATGACCTAGCTTGTGAACTGGCTGAAGCCGCGCTGGCTGAACATGGATATGATCGGTTTATCTTGGACGGCTTCCCACGCACGCTGGCTCAGGCTGCGTGGTTGGATGCACGTTTGCAACACCTGCACAAGCCCTTGCAAGTGGTGCTGAATCTGGTGGTGCCCGACGATGCCATTGTAGAGCGGCTTTCAAGGCGCCGCGTACACAAGCTCACTGGAGAAAATTATCATTTGGACTACAATCCGCCGCCACCGGACATTGACCCTGCGCTTATTGTGCAGCGGCCCGATGATCATCCAGAAGCTATTCGACACCGGCTTGAGGTCTATCGTGCAACCCATGAGCCCCTGGAGCAATACTACCAAAGGCAGGGTTTGCTGGTTGAGGTTAACGGGTTGGGGAGTATGGAAGAAGTATTTGAACGGCTAGTCACTGCCTTGAAGCAGCAAGGGATTTTGCATGCGTAAGGAGTGCATGGAACAGGCCCGTCGTGCAGTGAGCACTCATGTGGCTGAACTACGCCAGATGGTAGAAGCGGCTTTGCCGCAACTGGTGGACGAGCTGCGGGAGCCAGCTGAGCTGTATGCCCCAGTGCGTTATGTACTTTCTAGTAGCGGGAAACGCATGCGTCCGGTCCTGCTCATGCTGGCAGCCGAACTCTACGGTCGACCAGCCGCAACCGTGCTGCCGGCTGCTCTGGCTGTAGAAGTGTTCCATGCGTTTACCCTGGTGCATGACGACATTATGGATCATGCTGCAGCGCGCCGCGGCCGGCCCACCGTCCATGTGCGTTGGGATGAAGCCACGGCGCTTTTGTGTGGCGACTACCTCATGGGACTTTCCTACGCCTTACTGGGCCAGCTAGAGGGAGCTCCGCTGAGCCGTGTGCTCGCCTTGTATCACCGCATGGTGGAACGTCTTTGCGAAGGGCAGGCGCTCGATAAAGCCTTTGAGACGCGCTCGCACATCTCGGTAGCAGAGTACCTGCAAATGGTCGATGGTAAAACAAGTGCTTTGCTTGAGCTGTGCTTGCAGCTTGGAGGGCTGCTTGGGGGCGCATCGGCCAACGATTTAGCTACGCTTGAGCAATTAGGGCGCAACTTAGGACGGGCTTTCCAAATTCAAGATGACTTGTTGGATCTAACCGCAACTTCGGACCAGTGGGGTAAACCTATTGGGGCAGATCTGCTGGAAGGCAAAAAAACGTTCCCATTGCTGGCTGCGCTGGAACAAGCTGAAGCAGCGGAGCAGGCGTGGTTTTATGAGCGCTTGCAGCGTCGCTTCCGGCCTGAGGAAATCCCAGAAGCGCGTCAGCGCTTGGAACGCTTAGGAGGGTTGGAAGCTGCCCGACGTGCGGTTGCTGCCTACTTGGACGAAGCCCGGGCTGCACTGGCACAGTTGCCTAATGGCCTAGCTGCCGAAGCGTTGGCCTGGGTTTTGGAGGTGCTGGAACAGCGAAGTCATTGAATGACTACATCTTGTGCAATGATCGTACGTGAAGTGACCGTTAAAAATAGGGCTGGTCTGCATACGCGTCCCGCGTCGATGATTGTGCGCACCGCATCGCGGTTTAAATCGGATTTTTACATTGAGAAAGATGGCTATGAAATCAATGGCAAAAGTATCATTGGCGTAATGACCTTGGCTGCAGAACAAGGTGCCCGGCTAAAGCTTATCTTTGAAGGGGAAGACGAGCAGGAAGCAGCCGAGGCAATTGTCTCCCTGTTTGAGCAGGGGTTTGGCGAAGTTGAATAGGAGATCTGGCATGGAACCACAGCTGAGCACAGCATCTGAAGAACCACAAGAACGTGTTTTTCAGGGCATTCCGGCTGCCCCTGGCATTGCCATTGGGCCTGCGTATCTTTTCAATAAAGAGACGGTTGTGGTTGAGGCCCGTCCGCTTGCAGCGGAAGAAGTTGAGGTAGAACTTGAGCGCTTTGAACAAGCAGTTCAGCGTGCCGAGCGCGATCTGGATAAAATCAGTTCTGTGGCCCGAGAAAAACTGGGTGAAGAAAGTGCCTCGGTGTTTGAGGCGCAACGCCTCATGTTACGTGATCCGTCTGTATATGACCAAATTCGCGCGTTTATCGCAGCGCAGCGCTGCAATGCTGACTATGCTGTGGCCCATGTGCTTGATCAACACCTGAAGCGTCTTGAAGCTAGCAGCAGTGATTACCTACGTGAGCGCGTGGCCGACTTGATCGACGTTAAGGAGCGGCTGATTCGACATTTGCGCCGTGAAAAACTGCTCTCAGCGGTCGACCCCGAGCATATCATCGTAGCCGAAAATCTATCTGCTGCTGACGTTGTGCTTTTTAGCCGGCGTGGCATTCTAGGGTGCGCAACCGATCATGGAGGGCCTACGTCCCATGTGTCTATCATGGCGCGTGCCTTGGGTGTGCCTGCTGTGGTCAGCCTGCACGGTCTGTCGGACGCGATTCAGACCGGCGATTTGGTGATTCTGGATGGCCTTCAGGGGCGTGTAATTGTTAACCCCAAGCCAGCTACCTTGGCCCAGTATCAGACGCGTCAAGAACGCTATCGCCGGTTGCTTCAGGATCAGCAGTACCTGGTTCCCTTGCCTGCTGAGACGCTCGATGGACATCGCTTTACGCTGCGGGCTAATTTGGAGCTGGTCGAAGAACTAGATTTGCTGCAAAAATATGGCGCAGAAGGCATCGGTCTGTTCCGCACCGAGGTGCTGTTTCTCATGCGCGGCCCGCTGAACGTCTCTGAAGACTACCAGCTGCACCTGTATCGCCAGATTGTAGAGCGCGTTAAACCCGCGCCAACCACATTTCGACTGCTGGATCTTGGGGGCGACAAGATGCTACCGGTTGCCCATCGCGAGCATAACCCGTTTTTGGGTTGGCGTGGATTGCGCGTGCTGTTGGACAAGGCCGAGCTGCTTTTACCTCAGCTACGCGCCTTGTTGCGGGCCAGCGCCTACGGTCCTGTGCGGCTACTGGTACCTATGGTGACGACGTTGGATGAATTTCGTCAGTTTCTGGATGTGCTCCATGCAGTAAAGGCTGAACTGAGAGCTCAAGGTGAAGTTTTTGACGAAAGTGTTCCGGTGGGAATCATGGTGGAAGTGCCGGCTGTGGCTCTTATGGCCGATCTGTTTGCTGAAGAGGTGGACTTCTTTTCCATTGGTACCAATGACCTGACGCAGTATACGCTGGCTGTTGATCGCGGGAACGACCTGGTGGCACGTCGCTATGAGGCACTGCATCCAGCTGTACTCCGGCTAATTAAGGGAACCATCGATGCAGGTCATCGGCACGGCATTCCGGTAAGTCTATGTGGTGAGCTGGCCGGAGATCCGCAAGCTACGCCAATTCTGGCCGGGCTAGGACTGGATGAGTTTAGCGCAGCACCGCCTTACTTGCCGGAGGTTAAGCGTGTTATTCGTGCGATGCAGCTGAGCGAGGCGCAGGCCTTAGCTTCCCAAGCCCTTCAGGCACGAACGGCTGGAGAGGTTGTGGCACTGGTCAACACCTGGCTCCGCGAGCACGGGTGTGGTCTGCTACAGCATGTGCAGGCCGATGAAGCCCTGGCCAATGGGGATGCTTAAACCGAATACCGTGTAGTTGCAACCGATCTATAGATGTACCATGCGGCTCGAAACCATTCGTCGCATTGACCCTGAAGGCATGTACGATGCGATTCGTGAATTCCCAGAGCAGTGGCGCCGGGGGCGCATGCTGGCGCAAGCGCTAGACCCTGGCTTCACCATAGCAGGTAAAGATCACCTGGTGGTGGCCGGCATGGGAGGGTCCGCTATTGGTGGGGATTTACTGCGCACGCTGGTAGCTGATGCGGCGCCTATCCCGGTCACTGTGGTACGGCACTAT contains:
- the pruA gene encoding L-glutamate gamma-semialdehyde dehydrogenase — translated: MHNAIFFPPTPTNEPVRSYAPGTPERVSLQKRLQELKHTPVEIKPIIGGRELATTRTETLHPPHELAHTLGTVHLGGPEEAQQAIEAALKARQDWARMPWTERAAIFLKAAELLSGPWRDTLNAATMLGQSKNVHQAEIDAACELADFFRFNVYFMARIYQDQPLNASGVWNRMEYRPLEGFVFAVTPFNFTSIQGNLPTAPALMGNTVVWKPATTAVYSAYFLYKLLEAAGLPPGVINMVPGHGPDVGDTVFASPHLAGLHFTGSTDTFRRMWRTIGQNIDRYHTYPRIVGETGGKDFIVAHASADPEAVATAIVRGSFEYQGQKCSAASRVYLPQSLWPRIRSALLDQLSEVKMGTVEDFTNFINAVIDKKAFDKIVSYIEEAKQNPNVKVLFGGRYTDAEGYFIEPTVLEVADPKHRTMCEEIFGPVVSVYVYPDARFEETLELVNTTSPYALTGSIFAQDRQAILLATERLTDAAGNFYINDKPTGAIVAQQPFGGARASGTNDKAGSYLNLLRWVSPRAIKETFVPPRHFKYPYLAPDAPVEPEWQATTADKEKCL
- a CDS encoding polyprenyl synthetase family protein, which translates into the protein MRKECMEQARRAVSTHVAELRQMVEAALPQLVDELREPAELYAPVRYVLSSSGKRMRPVLLMLAAELYGRPAATVLPAALAVEVFHAFTLVHDDIMDHAAARRGRPTVHVRWDEATALLCGDYLMGLSYALLGQLEGAPLSRVLALYHRMVERLCEGQALDKAFETRSHISVAEYLQMVDGKTSALLELCLQLGGLLGGASANDLATLEQLGRNLGRAFQIQDDLLDLTATSDQWGKPIGADLLEGKKTFPLLAALEQAEAAEQAWFYERLQRRFRPEEIPEARQRLERLGGLEAARRAVAAYLDEARAALAQLPNGLAAEALAWVLEVLEQRSH
- a CDS encoding adenylate kinase translates to MRIVFLGPPGAGKGTQAQRLAEAYGAHHISTGELIRAAMASKSPLGEKARPYIEEGLLVPDDLACELAEAALAEHGYDRFILDGFPRTLAQAAWLDARLQHLHKPLQVVLNLVVPDDAIVERLSRRRVHKLTGENYHLDYNPPPPDIDPALIVQRPDDHPEAIRHRLEVYRATHEPLEQYYQRQGLLVEVNGLGSMEEVFERLVTALKQQGILHA
- a CDS encoding HD family phosphohydrolase; this translates as MRTPVQHLAWGREAEARSERRREWMIKAAIWLSLIFLTMIAFPRKEVYQFTVQVGEVWQHNDLEAPFDFALYKDAAQLANERRQVMLQTPPYFREVPDALARMQMNRDSVRHQLERIFTAYVRYHRNMAQGRLEIAQADSLRYLELRRNARVKLTPEQWRLLSEDYLAHALGNAPSRRSPLYAQLLQEAWAFGVQVLQLGLIDVPRDSVLTEELIVRSEAERSERIVPVSRVFGLDEAYAAAREHFARQFEGRAELINTAVAFFRAILVPSYVYLRAETLHAWQERQARISPTYGLVKAGEVIVQRGQVITEDIKRKLTSLERAQQERGGAVLLWKRVLGQLLLTLATYLFFFLYLFLLRRPIFDNNAQVLLIALIFAAILGLYAIAVRLPTLAMYAVPVAIASVLLTVIFDSRVALFGTITLAFIGGHLLSYNFEFVFATVFAGTLGIFSVRDIKNRGQFFLSAGMVFLGYLVVLGASALWHPAASGRFLSDLLLVGLNAILLLLAYPLLWVFERAFDITTDLTLLELSDTNRPLLKELSLRAPGTFNHSLQVANLAEAAAAAIGANALLVRVGALYHDIGKMVKPEYFVENQRPGMNPHANLKPRMSALIIASHVKEGLEIGRQYGLPRRVLDFIPMHHGTSRIEYFYRKAIEQTGDPNLPDTEFRYPGPKPNSKETAILMLADSVEAASRTIEEPTHKRLEALIEQIVQARIEDGQLDDTDLTFQDLRQIKQTFLQMLLAIYHIRIKYPGDEAESLEPDAEALRTSSASRGA
- a CDS encoding sodium:solute symporter, with protein sequence MWTTFDFFVLFAYLLASVLLGLWAGRRQQSATDYFLGNRSLPWGAVCLSVVATETSTLTVIGIPAVAYGGNLSFWKLTLGYVLGRVLVSVLLLPRYYERALTTAYGYLGMRFGEGMRTAASLVFLGTRLLADGVRLFATAIPIKVIADQLGLATSYLEIILVVAGVTVLYTLIGGLRAVVWLDVMQLFVYLGGALATLIVLGLNAPDQWWSMAAQAGKTQLLVPGAEFSPLRWLTEPYVFVTAVIGGAVFSMASHGTDHLMVQRLLACRTLRDSQKALIGSGILVMGQFALFLLVGLLLWVHYGGASPQELGLSRTDEVFPHFIIEGLPPGISGLLLASILAAAMSTLSSSLNALASSTLFDLYERWRGRTMTEQQSLRVSRWLTLGWALVFVGFASLFESTQNPVVELGLSIASFTYGGLLGAFLLGRWNPKVSQRQAIVAFVASVGLMALIVLGVWLRPDGQVVLAWRPDPVRIAAEGLRSLAWPWYTLVGALLTLGLGSFPLLRHSFKH
- a CDS encoding GntR family transcriptional regulator, with the translated sequence MFTLDRDTHRPVHEQLAAQLRYHIASGRLRPGETLPSTRQLAQQLGVSFHTVRRAYQLLEQQGLLRGHAGRHYTVETYTPLTREARLEQGAALLQDTLRRLISLGLSAEEMDYLFQEQLALLEEEKASPTPKVLCLAPTQELAQQLAARLETHFPDLIEPVTPAELSHHPDADIVLARHAELHRHRHQLPQAEWIGLTAYLEPQALERIASMLPRETLGLVTRQSDTLPHLITELRVTTGFGGQLLAVALETDNRHLKPLLEQADVLAATPQGRRRFSPPPNRSLVLLDYQISPETLEALRERLFVS